In Paenibacillus protaetiae, the genomic stretch ATGGCTACATCAAAACCGTACCCGGCTCGTCGTATACAAACATTCCTGGCGTCTTCGCCTGCGGCGACGTTCAAGACAGCAAATACCGCCAAGCGATCACTGCTGCAGGCAGCGGCTGCATGGCTGCGCTGGATGCGGAGCGTTTTATCGAGGAGCATGCGCTCGAAACCGTTAAATCCTAAATCGTGGCAAAATTCTTTTAAAAAAATGGTGTTTCTTTAGCCGCAAGCAGTGTATAATAAAGCTGTTGAGAGTGTTTCTAATATAAATGGTATGTTAACCCTGAATCCACAGCGCTGCACCGCTGTGGATGCGGCAAGGTACAACCCCGGATGGCTCATCCAGGTTGTACCTTTTTTATTTGCCTTTCTATTGACTTTTCTAATTCTTATATTATAATTATTATAAATAAGGAATTAGTTCAAATTGAATGTGAGAGTCAAGGGATCCGTTCCTTGGAATTCTCGGAAGAAGAAAGGATGATACAATATGACAACTCGTATTCATGAAATACTTAACCGCCAAATCGCCAGCTGGAGCGTGCTTTATGTCAAGCTGCACAACTACCATTGGTATGTAAAAGGAACGCAGTTCTTCACTTTGCACGAGAAATTCCAGCAGTTGTATGAAGAAGCTGCACTGCATGTCGATGAGCTGGCAGAACGACTGTTGGCGCTGAGAGGTAAACCGCTTGCTTCGATGAAGGCGTACATGGAGACGTCCGCCATTCGGGAAGCGGCCGGCGACGAGAACGCTACGCAAATGGTCGACACGCTGATCGGCGACTTCAGCATCCTGATCGAGGAGCTTAAAGCAGGCATGGAAGCCGCGCAAAACGCCGGCGATGAAACGACTGCCGATATGCTGCTCGCCATTCATACTACCCTTGAGAAACATGTATGGATGCTGAACGCCTTCAACGGTCG encodes the following:
- a CDS encoding Dps family protein; protein product: MTTRIHEILNRQIASWSVLYVKLHNYHWYVKGTQFFTLHEKFQQLYEEAALHVDELAERLLALRGKPLASMKAYMETSAIREAAGDENATQMVDTLIGDFSILIEELKAGMEAAQNAGDETTADMLLAIHTTLEKHVWMLNAFNGR